A genomic stretch from Edaphobacter aggregans includes:
- a CDS encoding ATP synthase F0 subunit B, producing the protein MDQILNQLGGLVLGSVPTMILFILLVIAYGFLVRRPLERILSERHARTAGAMEQARGAIASAEAETGAYEDKLRAARAEIYAAREKLLKQWNAERDAALEQVRNSTKERVLTARLDIERSVSDARNQIEGQSDELSARILNAVLPAGVVATEVAQ; encoded by the coding sequence ATGGATCAGATACTGAATCAACTCGGTGGACTTGTGCTCGGCTCTGTGCCGACCATGATTCTTTTCATCTTGCTTGTCATCGCCTACGGCTTCCTGGTTCGCCGTCCCCTTGAGCGCATTCTCTCCGAGCGTCATGCCCGCACCGCGGGAGCTATGGAACAGGCGCGCGGCGCAATTGCATCAGCCGAGGCTGAAACCGGCGCGTACGAAGATAAACTCCGCGCCGCTCGCGCCGAGATCTACGCCGCCCGCGAGAAGTTGCTCAAGCAGTGGAACGCCGAGCGCGACGCCGCACTCGAGCAGGTTCGCAACTCCACGAAAGAGCGTGTTCTCACTGCGCGTCTGGATATCGAACGGAGCGTTTCCGACGCACGCAATCAGATCGAAGGCCAGAGCGACGAACTGAGCGCCCGCATCCTCAACGCAGTCCTCCCAGCCGGCGTCGTCGCCACGGAGGTTGCACAGTGA
- a CDS encoding DegT/DnrJ/EryC1/StrS family aminotransferase yields MLDFARQFAGIRKEILEAIENVCDSQRFILGPQVESFEKAAARACGVPHGVGCASGTDALWLAMAAANIGPGDAVITTPFSFFATVSAILRCGAQPLLADIDPATFNLSADAVEGVLRTHTRSKVKAVMPVHLYGQCADWDAFTALKQRHGLLLIEDAAQAFGATWDGIYAGALGDLAAFSFYPTKNLSAFGDAGLLTTPLAEFDDHARVLRAHGMRQRYYHEEVGWNSRLDSLQAAILEVKLRYLPEWNQQRRDHAARYDELFRVAGLVASSTAEGIVLPITDPRAGHVFHQYVIRAPGRDALRQYLTERKIGSEIYYPVPLHLQTSLASLGYKAGDFPASEAAAVEVLALPMYPELRDDEQQTVVDAIASFYK; encoded by the coding sequence ATGCTGGATTTCGCCCGACAGTTCGCTGGGATCCGGAAAGAAATTTTGGAAGCCATCGAAAATGTCTGCGATTCGCAGCGATTCATCCTTGGACCCCAGGTAGAAAGCTTTGAAAAGGCAGCCGCAAGGGCTTGCGGAGTTCCTCATGGCGTCGGCTGCGCCAGCGGTACGGATGCCCTCTGGCTGGCCATGGCAGCGGCCAACATTGGCCCCGGTGACGCTGTTATCACCACTCCTTTCAGCTTTTTCGCGACGGTCAGCGCCATCCTGCGCTGCGGGGCGCAGCCGCTGCTGGCCGATATCGACCCTGCCACCTTCAACTTGTCCGCTGATGCAGTGGAAGGGGTTCTACGCACTCACACCCGCTCGAAGGTAAAGGCGGTCATGCCCGTCCATCTCTACGGCCAGTGCGCTGACTGGGATGCCTTTACAGCCCTGAAGCAGCGGCATGGACTTTTGCTAATTGAAGACGCGGCGCAGGCCTTTGGAGCCACCTGGGACGGCATTTACGCTGGCGCGCTGGGCGATCTGGCCGCATTTAGTTTCTATCCCACCAAAAATCTCAGCGCGTTTGGAGATGCAGGCCTGCTCACAACTCCATTGGCCGAGTTCGACGATCATGCGCGGGTTTTGCGCGCTCACGGCATGCGCCAGCGCTACTACCACGAAGAGGTCGGATGGAACTCACGGCTTGATTCCCTGCAGGCCGCCATTCTTGAGGTTAAGCTGCGCTATCTGCCGGAATGGAATCAGCAGCGCCGTGACCATGCTGCACGCTACGATGAGCTCTTCCGCGTCGCTGGTCTTGTCGCATCAAGCACCGCAGAGGGTATTGTGCTCCCCATTACCGACCCACGTGCCGGACATGTCTTCCACCAGTACGTCATTCGTGCTCCCGGCCGGGATGCGCTTCGTCAGTACCTTACGGAGCGGAAGATTGGCAGCGAGATCTACTATCCCGTTCCCCTGCATCTGCAGACCAGCCTCGCCAGTCTTGGTTACAAGGCGGGCGACTTCCCGGCGAGCGAAGCTGCAGCAGTTGAGGTGCTGGCGCTGCCGATGTATCCGGAACTACGCGACGACGAGCAACAGACGGTCGTCGATGCGATTGCATCGTTCTACAAATAA
- the atpD gene encoding F0F1 ATP synthase subunit beta, translated as MAENIGKVISISGPAVDVQFEESKMPPIFQAIRIVSEGFDVPTPLDVIVEVQQHLGEGRVRCIAMVATEGMVRGMKAIDTGAGITVPVGRETLGRVLNVLGEPVDELGPVNAKVSMPIHRQAPAFDEQSTQEEMFETGIKVIDLIQPFLKGGKIGLFGGAGVGKTVVIQELINNVASQHGGFSVFAGVGERTREGNDLWMEFQESGVIDLKDLPKSKATLVYGQMTEPPGARLRVALTGLTVAEHFRDEEGADTLLFIDNIFRFTQAGSEVSTLLGRMPSAVGYQPNLATEMGELQERITSTKKGSITSVQAVYVPADDLTDPAPATTFAHLDATTVLSRPLSELGIYPAVDPLASTSRILSPRIVGQEHYDVAQGVKKILQRYKDLQDIIAILGIDELSEEDKITVARARKVQRFLSQPFHVAEIFTGIPGAYVKVEDTIRSFKEIIEGKHDDIPEQAFYLKGGIEDVLAAAEKMKQTA; from the coding sequence ATGGCAGAGAATATTGGAAAAGTGATTTCGATCAGCGGCCCGGCCGTTGACGTTCAATTCGAAGAGTCGAAGATGCCCCCCATCTTCCAGGCCATTCGCATCGTCAGCGAAGGCTTCGACGTCCCCACCCCGCTCGATGTCATCGTCGAAGTGCAGCAGCACCTTGGCGAAGGCCGCGTGCGTTGCATCGCCATGGTCGCGACCGAAGGCATGGTTCGCGGCATGAAGGCAATCGACACCGGCGCGGGCATTACGGTTCCCGTCGGCCGCGAGACCCTCGGCCGCGTGCTCAACGTCCTCGGCGAGCCCGTCGACGAGCTCGGCCCCGTCAACGCCAAGGTCAGCATGCCCATCCACCGGCAGGCTCCCGCGTTCGACGAGCAGTCCACGCAGGAAGAGATGTTCGAGACCGGCATCAAGGTCATCGACCTCATCCAGCCCTTCCTTAAGGGCGGTAAGATCGGCCTCTTCGGCGGCGCCGGCGTCGGCAAGACCGTCGTCATTCAGGAGCTCATCAACAACGTCGCCAGCCAGCACGGCGGATTCTCGGTCTTCGCCGGCGTCGGCGAGCGCACCCGTGAAGGCAACGACCTCTGGATGGAATTCCAGGAGTCCGGCGTTATCGATCTCAAGGATCTCCCCAAGAGCAAAGCCACACTGGTCTATGGCCAGATGACCGAGCCGCCGGGGGCCCGTCTTCGCGTCGCCCTCACCGGCCTCACCGTCGCCGAGCACTTCCGCGACGAAGAGGGTGCGGACACGCTGCTCTTCATCGACAACATCTTCCGCTTCACGCAGGCCGGTTCTGAGGTCTCCACGTTGCTCGGTCGTATGCCGTCGGCCGTAGGCTACCAGCCGAACCTCGCCACCGAAATGGGTGAGTTGCAGGAGCGCATCACTTCCACCAAGAAGGGCTCCATCACCTCGGTGCAGGCCGTCTACGTGCCCGCCGACGACTTAACTGACCCCGCGCCGGCCACAACGTTCGCCCACCTAGACGCAACCACTGTTCTCTCGCGTCCCCTCTCGGAACTTGGCATCTACCCCGCCGTCGATCCCTTGGCCTCCACCTCGCGCATTCTCTCTCCGCGCATCGTCGGCCAGGAACACTACGACGTGGCGCAAGGCGTCAAGAAGATCCTGCAGCGCTACAAGGACCTTCAGGACATCATCGCCATCCTCGGTATCGACGAGCTCTCCGAAGAGGACAAGATCACCGTCGCCCGCGCCCGCAAGGTGCAGCGCTTCCTCTCGCAGCCCTTCCACGTAGCGGAAATCTTTACCGGCATCCCCGGCGCCTACGTCAAGGTCGAGGACACCATCCGCAGCTTCAAGGAGATCATCGAAGGCAAGCACGATGACATCCCTGAGCAGGCCTTCTACCTCAAGGGCGGCATCGAAGACGTTCTCGCAGCCGCAGAAAAGATGAAGCAGACCGCGTAA
- the atpC gene encoding ATP synthase F1 subunit epsilon yields MADTPQSGLLTVRLVTPDRVLVDATAEAVELPSMSGYLEALYGHAPLLAELGAGEVRLHGGTSGDQKFFVAWGFVEVLPERVTILAETALHPNEIDVAEARQELAEGEKLWNEAGDDGEKYDEANAVTRQAEEKIASAEGKST; encoded by the coding sequence ATGGCAGACACACCACAATCCGGCCTGCTCACCGTCCGCCTCGTCACCCCGGACCGCGTCCTCGTAGACGCGACCGCCGAGGCAGTCGAGCTGCCGTCCATGTCGGGATATCTGGAGGCACTCTACGGCCACGCACCCCTGCTCGCTGAGCTGGGAGCAGGCGAAGTTCGTCTCCACGGCGGCACCTCCGGCGACCAGAAGTTCTTCGTCGCCTGGGGCTTCGTCGAAGTCCTCCCCGAGCGAGTAACCATTCTCGCCGAAACCGCTCTCCACCCCAACGAGATCGACGTAGCCGAGGCACGTCAGGAACTCGCAGAAGGCGAGAAGCTCTGGAACGAGGCAGGCGACGACGGCGAAAAGTACGACGAAGCCAACGCAGTCACCCGCCAGGCCGAAGAAAAGATTGCCTCAGCCGAAGGCAAAAGCACCTAA
- the atpA gene encoding F0F1 ATP synthase subunit alpha, whose product MAKITANEITELLRQQIENYEQRIQVDEVGTVISLGDGIARVHGLDKVMAGELIEFPHNVAGLAMNLDEDQVGAVLLGDYTELKEGDQVKRTGRIMSVPVGEALIGRVVNALGQPIDDKGPLNTDQYLPVERLAPGVIDRQSVREPMATGIKAIDTMIPIGRGQRELLIGDRQTGKTAIALDTIINSAKNNLICIYCAIGQKRSSVAQVVQTLEEQGAMAYTIVVAATASEPAPMQYLAPFAATAMGEYFRDNGKHALVIYDDLSKHAASYREISLLLRRPPGREAYPGDVFYLHSRLLERSSKVSDKLGGGSLTALPIIETQAGDVSAYIPTNVISITDGQIFLETDLFNSGVRPAVNVGLSVSRVGFSAATKATKQVGATLKLDLAQYRELAAFAQFGSDLDKVTQQQLNRGQRLTELLKQPQFQPLSAEKQVAILFAGVNGLLDDVEVKDLRAFEDGLYPYLESAAPTILTDIATKKALDDDLRGRMTQAIKDYKADFLAARKDKKETVAAK is encoded by the coding sequence ATGGCAAAGATCACGGCAAACGAGATTACAGAGCTGCTTCGCCAGCAGATCGAGAACTACGAGCAGCGCATTCAGGTCGACGAGGTCGGCACCGTCATTTCGCTCGGCGACGGTATCGCCCGCGTACACGGCCTCGACAAGGTTATGGCCGGTGAGCTCATTGAGTTCCCCCACAACGTAGCCGGTCTCGCCATGAACCTCGACGAAGATCAGGTTGGCGCCGTGCTCCTCGGTGACTACACCGAGCTCAAAGAAGGCGACCAGGTCAAGCGCACAGGCCGCATCATGTCCGTGCCCGTCGGCGAAGCCCTCATCGGCCGCGTCGTCAACGCGCTCGGCCAACCCATCGACGACAAGGGCCCCCTCAACACCGACCAGTATCTCCCTGTCGAGCGTCTCGCTCCCGGCGTCATCGATCGCCAGTCCGTCCGCGAGCCTATGGCCACCGGTATCAAGGCCATCGACACGATGATCCCCATCGGCCGCGGCCAGCGCGAACTCCTCATCGGCGACCGCCAAACCGGCAAGACCGCCATCGCGCTCGATACCATCATCAACTCGGCCAAGAACAACCTGATCTGCATCTACTGCGCCATCGGTCAGAAGCGCTCGTCCGTAGCGCAGGTTGTGCAGACCCTCGAAGAGCAGGGCGCCATGGCCTACACCATCGTCGTCGCCGCCACTGCCTCAGAGCCCGCGCCGATGCAGTACCTCGCACCCTTCGCCGCAACCGCGATGGGCGAGTACTTCCGCGACAACGGCAAGCATGCCCTCGTCATCTATGACGACCTCTCCAAGCACGCCGCCAGCTACCGCGAAATCTCGTTGCTTCTCCGCCGTCCGCCAGGCCGCGAAGCCTACCCCGGCGACGTCTTCTATCTCCACTCGCGTCTGCTCGAGCGCAGCTCCAAGGTCTCTGATAAGCTCGGCGGTGGCTCCCTCACCGCTCTGCCCATCATCGAGACCCAGGCCGGCGACGTCTCGGCCTACATCCCGACCAACGTCATCTCCATCACCGACGGCCAGATCTTCCTCGAGACCGACCTCTTCAACTCGGGCGTTCGTCCCGCCGTCAACGTTGGCCTCTCGGTCTCACGCGTAGGATTCTCCGCAGCCACCAAGGCGACCAAGCAGGTGGGCGCCACGCTGAAGCTCGACCTCGCACAGTATCGTGAGCTCGCCGCCTTCGCGCAGTTCGGCTCCGACCTCGACAAGGTGACACAGCAGCAGCTCAACCGTGGTCAACGTCTCACGGAGCTCCTCAAGCAGCCGCAGTTCCAGCCGCTCAGCGCCGAGAAGCAGGTCGCAATCCTCTTCGCCGGCGTCAACGGCCTGCTGGACGACGTCGAAGTGAAGGACCTCCGCGCATTCGAAGACGGACTCTATCCGTATCTCGAATCCGCTGCCCCAACCATCCTCACCGACATCGCCACCAAGAAGGCGCTCGATGACGACCTCCGGGGCCGCATGACCCAGGCGATCAAGGACTATAAGGCTGACTTCCTCGCTGCACGCAAAGATAAGAAAGAGACGGTTGCGGCTAAGTAA
- a CDS encoding SH3 domain-containing protein, whose translation MAISTALLAGGCSRFRPKPPAQYVYVTAKQTFLRDRVAAVSNRTGTVGNGDKLQVLEHGRRFLRVQTEKGEQGWIDEKAVATQEIFDQFEALKEEHKADPTVASAVVRDEVYMHSKPGRDTERFYRLSEGEKLKLLARATLPKPIPPGTRPVKPVAPAPAAAANAAPKAVAPATPVEEPPAMEDWWLVRDSKGDTGWLLSRMMDVDAPDALTRYSEGQRMVGAYILTTVNDPEAEQENKDIPVYVTVLSPYKAGLPYDFDQVRVFTWNVKKHRYETGFREHNIEGYLPVDVKMAKDPYGKSPTAATPAPTFTYRVLSDEAGPVIPDPVTGAIVPGKTVEKTYRLEGNLVRRILPPGTQAPGEAHVEPVSEKKKAAKAAKEAKGKKKH comes from the coding sequence GTGGCGATCTCAACGGCCTTGCTTGCTGGCGGCTGCTCCCGGTTCCGTCCCAAGCCTCCTGCCCAATATGTCTACGTCACGGCGAAACAGACATTTCTGCGCGACCGTGTAGCTGCAGTCTCCAATCGGACCGGTACCGTCGGAAACGGTGACAAGCTGCAAGTGCTCGAGCACGGACGCCGATTCCTCCGTGTGCAGACCGAGAAGGGCGAGCAGGGTTGGATCGATGAGAAGGCTGTCGCCACGCAGGAGATCTTCGATCAGTTCGAAGCTCTGAAGGAAGAGCACAAGGCCGATCCGACCGTAGCTTCTGCCGTCGTGCGTGATGAGGTCTACATGCACTCCAAGCCTGGCCGCGACACCGAGCGCTTCTATCGTCTGTCGGAGGGGGAGAAGCTGAAGCTACTTGCCCGTGCCACGCTACCCAAGCCCATCCCTCCCGGGACACGTCCCGTTAAACCTGTGGCTCCTGCTCCAGCCGCAGCTGCCAACGCTGCACCGAAGGCTGTCGCACCCGCGACTCCCGTCGAGGAACCTCCGGCGATGGAAGACTGGTGGCTGGTGCGCGACTCTAAGGGTGATACGGGTTGGCTGCTCAGCCGCATGATGGACGTCGATGCGCCCGACGCTCTGACGCGCTACTCCGAGGGTCAACGCATGGTCGGGGCCTACATCCTCACGACGGTCAACGATCCCGAGGCCGAGCAGGAGAACAAGGACATCCCCGTCTACGTCACCGTTCTAAGTCCCTACAAGGCCGGTCTGCCCTACGACTTCGACCAGGTGCGTGTCTTCACGTGGAACGTCAAGAAGCATCGCTACGAGACCGGCTTCCGCGAACACAACATCGAGGGCTACCTGCCGGTCGATGTAAAGATGGCGAAGGATCCGTACGGCAAGTCCCCTACGGCCGCAACGCCTGCTCCGACATTCACCTACAGGGTGCTCTCCGACGAGGCCGGGCCGGTGATTCCCGATCCCGTGACCGGAGCCATCGTGCCAGGCAAGACCGTCGAGAAGACATACCGGTTGGAAGGAAATCTCGTCCGCCGGATTCTTCCGCCGGGCACGCAAGCACCGGGCGAAGCCCACGTGGAACCAGTCAGCGAAAAGAAGAAAGCCGCAAAGGCCGCCAAAGAGGCGAAGGGCAAGAAAAAGCACTAA
- the hflX gene encoding GTPase HflX — protein sequence MTINRVKPVVKRSLVDAQAAATAAQDDSFHPARHNAEQAVLVAVEFTGHRRKPTSAASLARKAAAVTTGAVDLDMHLDQNPDEPAPPQRTPEPDHADLDFEASLAEFEELARSAGAEVAATLIQKRAKPDPATLVGGGKLEEIQGVVGSTNADLVLFDHDLTPSQLRNLEGKLPCRVIDRTQLILDIFARHARTREGQLQVELAQLEYQLPRLAGRGKAMSQLGGGIGTRGPGETQLETDRRKINLRIDHVKEQLESVRRIRRQQRQRREAVPVPVVALVGYTNAGKSTLFNALTEAGVLESSRMFATLDPKLSQLQLPSRRKVLLSDTVGFIRNLPHTLVTSFRATLEEVERAELLLHVRDASSPMVDEQKLQVERVLGELEVTGKPVIEVLNKVDLLAPEERAILAATEGPRRVAVSGLKKLGLQELLAAIDAALVADPLIEMNFRLPQSEGAVMAALEAGAIVEGKRFEGNLAYMTARGPASLLNRYRRFRENPKNALKEGH from the coding sequence ATGACCATCAACCGCGTGAAGCCAGTGGTGAAGCGGAGCCTCGTTGACGCGCAGGCCGCTGCAACCGCAGCTCAGGACGACAGCTTCCATCCAGCCAGACACAACGCCGAGCAGGCCGTCCTGGTCGCGGTAGAGTTCACCGGTCATCGACGAAAGCCGACCTCTGCGGCGAGTCTCGCCCGCAAAGCAGCCGCCGTCACGACCGGAGCGGTCGACCTCGACATGCATCTCGACCAGAATCCCGATGAGCCCGCACCCCCGCAGCGAACACCCGAACCGGACCACGCCGATCTTGACTTCGAGGCATCGCTCGCCGAGTTCGAAGAGCTGGCCCGCAGCGCCGGCGCCGAGGTCGCAGCCACCCTCATCCAGAAAAGAGCGAAGCCTGACCCGGCAACGCTGGTAGGCGGCGGCAAACTCGAGGAGATACAAGGCGTCGTAGGATCGACCAACGCCGACCTCGTCCTCTTCGACCACGACCTCACCCCGTCGCAACTGCGCAATCTCGAAGGCAAGCTGCCCTGCCGTGTCATCGACCGGACACAACTCATCCTCGACATCTTCGCCCGCCACGCCCGCACCCGCGAGGGTCAGCTTCAGGTCGAGCTCGCCCAGCTCGAATACCAGCTCCCCCGTCTGGCAGGCCGAGGCAAGGCCATGAGCCAACTCGGCGGCGGCATCGGCACCCGAGGCCCCGGCGAAACCCAGCTCGAGACCGACCGCCGCAAGATCAACCTCCGCATCGACCATGTCAAAGAGCAGCTCGAGTCTGTGCGCCGCATCCGTCGCCAGCAGCGCCAACGCCGCGAAGCCGTCCCCGTGCCAGTCGTGGCGCTCGTTGGCTACACCAACGCGGGCAAAAGCACCCTCTTCAATGCCCTCACTGAAGCCGGCGTGCTCGAATCCTCCCGGATGTTCGCCACGCTTGACCCCAAGCTGAGCCAGTTGCAGCTCCCGTCACGTCGCAAAGTTTTGCTCTCCGACACCGTAGGTTTCATCCGCAACCTGCCCCATACGCTCGTGACCAGCTTCCGCGCCACGCTCGAAGAGGTCGAACGAGCCGAGCTCCTCCTCCACGTCCGCGACGCCTCAAGCCCCATGGTTGACGAGCAGAAGCTCCAGGTCGAGCGCGTTCTGGGCGAACTCGAAGTCACCGGCAAACCCGTCATCGAAGTCCTCAACAAAGTCGACCTGCTGGCGCCCGAAGAGAGAGCAATTCTGGCTGCGACCGAAGGCCCGCGAAGGGTTGCAGTCTCTGGGCTCAAGAAGTTGGGTTTGCAGGAGTTGCTGGCGGCGATCGACGCCGCTCTCGTGGCCGATCCGCTGATCGAGATGAACTTCCGTCTACCTCAGTCCGAGGGAGCCGTCATGGCCGCACTCGAGGCCGGAGCCATCGTCGAAGGCAAGCGCTTCGAAGGTAACCTGGCCTATATGACTGCACGCGGGCCAGCCTCGCTCCTCAACCGTTATCGGAGGTTCCGCGAAAACCCTAAAAATGCTCTCAAGGAGGGCCACTAA
- the atpH gene encoding ATP synthase F1 subunit delta gives MSVLALRYAHAFASVVASSKLDTNAVQQQLNDFNDTLAESNALREVLANPAIPAPEKLKVLDAIAARVNMIPQVRNFLAVIMDHHRLAELNEIIAEYHAVADEQSGVAEAEITSAHPLNDQDRVELESQVAKLAGGRVRTTYRQDASLLGGAVVRIGSTVYDGSIRAQLQQLKQKLVSA, from the coding sequence ATGTCAGTCCTCGCGCTCCGTTACGCTCACGCCTTCGCCTCGGTCGTCGCATCGAGCAAGCTCGACACCAACGCCGTCCAGCAGCAGCTCAACGACTTCAACGATACCCTCGCCGAGAGCAACGCACTGCGTGAAGTTCTGGCGAACCCGGCGATCCCGGCCCCCGAGAAGCTCAAAGTCCTCGACGCCATAGCCGCTCGCGTCAACATGATTCCTCAGGTTCGGAACTTCCTGGCCGTCATCATGGATCACCACCGCCTGGCCGAGCTAAACGAGATCATCGCGGAGTATCATGCAGTGGCGGACGAGCAATCCGGCGTAGCCGAAGCCGAGATCACCAGCGCTCACCCTCTGAACGATCAGGACCGCGTCGAGCTGGAGTCGCAAGTCGCGAAGCTGGCCGGCGGACGCGTTCGCACCACCTATCGCCAGGACGCAAGCCTGTTGGGCGGTGCCGTTGTCCGCATCGGATCGACTGTATACGACGGCTCGATTCGCGCCCAGTTGCAGCAGTTGAAGCAGAAGCTAGTCAGTGCATAA
- a CDS encoding ATP synthase F0 subunit B has protein sequence MNLSPMKKFFAGLALATILFAPACRVHAQEPGAPVVESDNGSKTTPEAQSHEKNKQEEDENDAYRKSPTVKALGAKLGLNPDQAATTFTILNFVVLVGLVGWFLLKTLPKTFRNRNTAIQKHLVEARTATEEANVRLTSVEARLSKLDEQIAALRAQSEKDAANDEQRIKASVEEEKQKILAAAEQEISAASTNAQRQLQQYAANLAIEQAARKLVVTAETDRLLVQDFARRLTGNDAKEGHN, from the coding sequence GTGAATCTCTCCCCTATGAAAAAGTTCTTTGCCGGTCTTGCGCTGGCGACTATTTTGTTTGCTCCAGCCTGCCGCGTCCACGCGCAGGAACCCGGCGCCCCTGTCGTGGAGTCGGATAACGGCAGCAAGACTACCCCCGAGGCGCAGTCGCACGAGAAGAATAAGCAGGAAGAAGACGAGAACGATGCCTATCGTAAGTCGCCAACGGTAAAGGCTCTCGGCGCGAAGCTCGGCCTCAACCCGGATCAGGCCGCTACCACCTTCACCATTCTGAACTTCGTTGTGCTAGTCGGGTTGGTCGGCTGGTTCTTGCTGAAGACCCTCCCCAAGACCTTCCGCAATCGCAACACCGCAATCCAGAAGCATCTCGTCGAAGCCCGCACCGCGACCGAAGAAGCCAACGTCCGCCTGACCAGTGTGGAAGCCCGCCTGAGCAAGCTGGACGAGCAGATCGCTGCCCTCCGCGCGCAGTCTGAGAAAGACGCCGCTAACGACGAGCAGCGCATCAAGGCCAGCGTCGAAGAGGAGAAGCAAAAGATCCTCGCCGCGGCTGAGCAGGAGATTTCCGCCGCCTCCACCAACGCGCAGCGCCAGCTCCAGCAGTACGCCGCGAACCTCGCCATCGAGCAGGCTGCCCGCAAGCTGGTGGTCACGGCTGAGACCGACCGCCTCCTCGTGCAGGACTTCGCCCGCCGTCTCACTGGCAACGACGCCAAGGAAGGACACAACTAA
- a CDS encoding F0F1 ATP synthase subunit gamma encodes MANVLDLRRRIRSVKNTRQITKAMKMVSAAKLRRAQERAMLARPYAQMISNVLESLVRRTDLYNGDTGDVKHPLLIEREEKNVLVVVVAGDKGFAGAFNSNIVKAAQSFIDSRRAQGQNIDIEPIGRKARDTFRKRYPAAVYEKKEEHYDNDLATHFETIRHRAQPIEITGDHPTMLLKIDIDEVSDMARSIIDRYTHAEIDSVYVVFNEFKSVISQRVVVEKLLPIRKLGSHEITVAEEMTEEQIEAAGHAAKTAGISLQVPEESVIESEAKKFGTAEVDYIFDQSPARLFRHLMPRYVTTQIFHALLESVAAEHAARMTAMDSATNNAGDMIDALSLTMNRVRQAAITKEIIEIVSGAAAL; translated from the coding sequence ATGGCAAACGTACTCGACTTACGGCGACGCATCCGCAGTGTAAAGAACACGCGGCAGATCACCAAGGCCATGAAGATGGTCTCGGCGGCCAAGCTGCGCCGCGCGCAGGAGCGTGCGATGCTGGCGCGGCCCTACGCGCAGATGATCTCCAACGTGCTCGAATCGCTCGTCCGCCGCACCGATCTCTACAACGGAGACACTGGCGATGTGAAGCACCCGTTGCTGATCGAGCGCGAAGAGAAGAATGTTCTCGTCGTCGTTGTCGCAGGCGACAAGGGCTTCGCGGGCGCATTCAACTCGAACATCGTCAAGGCCGCTCAGTCCTTCATCGACTCGCGCCGCGCACAAGGCCAGAACATCGACATTGAGCCGATAGGACGCAAGGCGCGCGACACCTTCCGCAAGCGCTATCCTGCCGCTGTCTACGAGAAGAAGGAAGAGCACTACGACAACGATCTCGCCACGCACTTCGAGACCATTCGTCATCGCGCCCAGCCCATCGAGATCACCGGCGATCACCCGACGATGCTGCTCAAGATCGATATCGACGAGGTCAGCGACATGGCCCGCTCCATCATCGACCGCTACACGCACGCAGAGATCGACTCCGTCTACGTCGTCTTCAACGAGTTCAAGTCCGTTATCTCGCAGCGCGTCGTCGTCGAAAAGCTACTGCCCATCCGCAAGCTCGGCTCGCACGAGATCACGGTCGCCGAAGAGATGACCGAGGAACAGATTGAGGCCGCCGGGCACGCTGCGAAGACCGCCGGTATCAGCTTGCAGGTTCCTGAGGAGTCGGTTATTGAGTCCGAGGCCAAGAAGTTCGGCACCGCCGAGGTCGATTACATCTTCGATCAGTCGCCCGCGCGCCTCTTCCGTCACCTCATGCCGAGATACGTCACCACGCAGATATTCCATGCGCTGCTCGAATCGGTTGCAGCGGAACACGCAGCCCGCATGACCGCGATGGACTCTGCAACCAACAACGCGGGAGACATGATCGACGCCCTCTCGCTCACCATGAACCGTGTGCGTCAGGCGGCTATTACCAAGGAAATTATTGAGATTGTGAGTGGCGCAGCCGCTCTGTAA
- the hfq gene encoding RNA chaperone Hfq: MESKPAQNIQDTFLNTVRKDKSPITIYLVSGVKLTGKIRSFDKYSVLLENNSQEQLIFKHAISTVVSGRAAAHPGSPEARVEARVPGTHPVAAAAPVPAQPEPTGTQGR, encoded by the coding sequence ATGGAATCAAAGCCGGCACAGAACATTCAGGACACCTTTCTCAATACAGTGCGGAAAGATAAGAGTCCAATTACGATCTACCTCGTTAGCGGCGTCAAGCTTACGGGCAAGATTCGTTCCTTCGATAAGTACTCTGTGCTGTTAGAAAACAACAGCCAGGAGCAGCTGATCTTCAAACATGCCATCTCGACGGTTGTTAGCGGACGTGCGGCAGCTCATCCCGGCTCTCCTGAGGCCAGAGTTGAAGCGCGGGTCCCCGGTACACATCCTGTTGCCGCAGCAGCTCCAGTGCCTGCGCAGCCGGAACCCACCGGAACACAAGGCCGCTAA